In one window of Gossypium arboreum isolate Shixiya-1 chromosome 4, ASM2569848v2, whole genome shotgun sequence DNA:
- the LOC108459599 gene encoding uncharacterized protein LOC108459599 isoform X1 produces the protein MLSEEEDDTYCSLLPINCAGDDSAEESESVNGEDHDNKSGDGTERKGKEEPVKELIKKKSVPQVLKILRDRVNRRIKNDQFAGMKSYIWLLGFVIRYQISFLYRPMGQTLKQILSKWPARSDLDNVKMDIKVMEDKERLKAKQYKNADEMKMEALPGLEKIEEDIKKLDEERVKDSAITAKLAETFVAKDISLKTLENDFSKAFPWLFGESSATNEAAVDQFQGSLHSGKESGQESDSEDPDDKNRMTRRQRKRKAPKEKERGRSTKRRRGTEPKGKDVPVKELIKERSVLKVLKNLRDRVHRRIKNDRFSAMKYHIWLLGSVIQYDISFPSQPIGQTLKQILSKWPARSDLDNIMMDIKAMKDKERRKAKQFPNADEMKMEALPGLEKIEEDIKKLDKEREKDSEKTAKLAETFLTKGIGLETLEEEFSKAFPWLFGEASATNKAAVDQFQVSLQNGKGSGDKDIEDLEKELLNKDNCNVGFSNFPGLKYAKDSAEGNIPDYLKSIVNKIEDKRGEPTNDAYQNILLFVSAAVKEMGDVPVDELDKHILHKWAATYNLAKQMQFQVKFVENMLKKRIHAYLRFSKIKHCSTAENGFGN, from the exons ATGCTGAGTGAGGAGGAGGATGATACATATTGTTCACTCTTGCCCATCAACTGCGCCGGGGACGATTCTGCAGAGGAATCGGAGAGTGTTAATGGGGAAGACCATGATAACAAGAGCGGGGATGGAACCGAACGAAAGGGAAAAGAAGAACCTGTAAAAGAACTTATCAAGAAGAAATCTGTTCCACAAGTATTAAAAATTTTGAGGGATAGAGTTAATCGACGGATAAAGAAC GACCAATTTGCAGGCATGAAATCTTATATATGGTTGTTGGGTTTTGTGATCCGATACCAAATTTCATTTCTCTATCGACCAATGGGCCAAACCCTCAAGCAAATCTTAAGCAAATGGCCCGCTCGGTCTGACCTGGACAACGTAAAGATGGATATCAAGGTGATGGAGGACAAGGAACGGCTCAAGGCAAAGCAGTATAAGAATGCTGATGAGATGAAGATGGAGGCACTTCCGGGATTGGAAAAAATAGAAGAGGACATTAAGAAATTAGATGAAGAGCGAGTAAAG GACTCAGCAATCACAGCTAAGCTTGCAGAAACCTTCGTTGCTAAG GACATTAGCTTGAAGACCCTAGAAAATGAT TTTTCTAAGGCTTTTCCATGGCTTTTTGGGGAATCAAGTGCAACTAACGAGGCAGCTGTTGATCAATTCCAAGGAAGTCTGCATAGTGGTAAAGAGTCTGGGCAAGAGAGTGATTCGGAAGACCCCGATGACAAGAACCGGATGACCAGGAGGCAAAGGAAACGGAAAGCTCCCAAAGAAAAGGAAAGAGGAAGAAGCACCAAGAGAAGGCGTGGAACTGAACCAAAGGGAAAAGATGTCCCTGTAAAAGAACTTATCAAGGAGAGATCTGTTCTGAAAGTACTAAAAAATTTGAGGGATAGAGTTCATCGACGGATAAAGAAT GACCGATTTTCAGCCATGAAATATCATATATGGTTGTTGGGTTCTGTGATCCAATACGATATTTCATTTCCTTCCCAACCAATAGGCCAAACCCTCAAGCAAATCTTAAGCAAATGGCCCGCTCGGTCTGACCTGGACAACATAATGATGGATATCAAGGCGATGAAGGACAAGGAACGACGCAAGGCAAAGCAGTTTCCGAATGCTGATGAGATGAAGATGGAGGCACTTCCGGGATTGGAAAAAATAGAAGAGGACATTAAGAAATTAGATAAAGAGCGAGAAAAG GACTCAGAGAAAACAGCTAAGCTTGCCGAAACATTCCTTACTAAG GGCATTGGATTGGAGACCCTAGAAGAGGAG TTTTCTAAGGCTTTTCCATGGCTTTTTGGGGAAGCAAGTGCAACTAACAAGGCTGCTGTTGATCAATTCCAAGTAAGCCTGCAAAACGGTAAAGGGTCTGGTGATAAGGACATCGAAGATTTAGAAAAGGAACTTCTTAACAAGGACAATTGCAACGTGGGATTTTCAAACTTCCCAGGCTTAAAATATGCGAAAGACAGTGCTGAAGGTAATATTCCAGATTACCTGAAATCTATTGTTAACAAAATCGAAGACAAACGTGGTGAACCTACAAACGATGCATATCAAAATATTCTACTCTTTGTCTCCGCTGCAGTCAAAGAGATGGGAGATGTGCCGGTTGATGAACTCGACAAGCATATATTGCATAAGTGGGCAGCTACATATAACCTGGCTAAGCAAATGCAGTTCCAAGTGAAATttgttgaaaatatgttgaaGAAAAGAATTCATGCTTACTTAAGGTTTTCAAAGATTAAACACTGCTCGACGGCGGAAAATGGGTTTGGAAATTAG
- the LOC108459599 gene encoding uncharacterized protein LOC108459599 isoform X3, translated as MLSEEEDDTYCSLLPINCAGDDSAEESESVNGEDHDNKSGDGTERKGKEEPVKELIKKKSVPQVLKILRDRVNRRIKNDQFAGMKSYIWLLGFVIRYQISFLYRPMGQTLKQILSKWPARSDLDNVKMDIKVMEDKERLKAKQYKNADEMKMEALPGLEKIEEDIKKLDEERVKDSAITAKLAETFVAKDISLKTLENDFSKAFPWLFGESSATNEAAVDQFQGSLHSGKESGQESDSEDPDDKNRMTRRQRKRKAPKEKERGRSTKRRRGTEPKGKDVPVKELIKERSVLKVLKNLRDRVHRRIKNDRFSAMKYHIWLLGSVIQYDISFPSQPIGQTLKQILSKWPARSDLDNIMMDIKAMKDKERRKAKQFPNADEMKMEALPGLEKIEEDIKKLDKEREKDSEKTAKLAETFLTKGIGLETLEEEFSKAFPWLFGEASATNKAAVDQFQVSLQNGKGSGDKDIEDLEKELLNKDNCNVGFSNFPGLKYAKDSAEVKEMGDVPVDELDKHILHKWAATYNLAKQMQFQVKFVENMLKKRIHAYLRFSKIKHCSTAENGFGN; from the exons ATGCTGAGTGAGGAGGAGGATGATACATATTGTTCACTCTTGCCCATCAACTGCGCCGGGGACGATTCTGCAGAGGAATCGGAGAGTGTTAATGGGGAAGACCATGATAACAAGAGCGGGGATGGAACCGAACGAAAGGGAAAAGAAGAACCTGTAAAAGAACTTATCAAGAAGAAATCTGTTCCACAAGTATTAAAAATTTTGAGGGATAGAGTTAATCGACGGATAAAGAAC GACCAATTTGCAGGCATGAAATCTTATATATGGTTGTTGGGTTTTGTGATCCGATACCAAATTTCATTTCTCTATCGACCAATGGGCCAAACCCTCAAGCAAATCTTAAGCAAATGGCCCGCTCGGTCTGACCTGGACAACGTAAAGATGGATATCAAGGTGATGGAGGACAAGGAACGGCTCAAGGCAAAGCAGTATAAGAATGCTGATGAGATGAAGATGGAGGCACTTCCGGGATTGGAAAAAATAGAAGAGGACATTAAGAAATTAGATGAAGAGCGAGTAAAG GACTCAGCAATCACAGCTAAGCTTGCAGAAACCTTCGTTGCTAAG GACATTAGCTTGAAGACCCTAGAAAATGAT TTTTCTAAGGCTTTTCCATGGCTTTTTGGGGAATCAAGTGCAACTAACGAGGCAGCTGTTGATCAATTCCAAGGAAGTCTGCATAGTGGTAAAGAGTCTGGGCAAGAGAGTGATTCGGAAGACCCCGATGACAAGAACCGGATGACCAGGAGGCAAAGGAAACGGAAAGCTCCCAAAGAAAAGGAAAGAGGAAGAAGCACCAAGAGAAGGCGTGGAACTGAACCAAAGGGAAAAGATGTCCCTGTAAAAGAACTTATCAAGGAGAGATCTGTTCTGAAAGTACTAAAAAATTTGAGGGATAGAGTTCATCGACGGATAAAGAAT GACCGATTTTCAGCCATGAAATATCATATATGGTTGTTGGGTTCTGTGATCCAATACGATATTTCATTTCCTTCCCAACCAATAGGCCAAACCCTCAAGCAAATCTTAAGCAAATGGCCCGCTCGGTCTGACCTGGACAACATAATGATGGATATCAAGGCGATGAAGGACAAGGAACGACGCAAGGCAAAGCAGTTTCCGAATGCTGATGAGATGAAGATGGAGGCACTTCCGGGATTGGAAAAAATAGAAGAGGACATTAAGAAATTAGATAAAGAGCGAGAAAAG GACTCAGAGAAAACAGCTAAGCTTGCCGAAACATTCCTTACTAAG GGCATTGGATTGGAGACCCTAGAAGAGGAG TTTTCTAAGGCTTTTCCATGGCTTTTTGGGGAAGCAAGTGCAACTAACAAGGCTGCTGTTGATCAATTCCAAGTAAGCCTGCAAAACGGTAAAGGGTCTGGTGATAAGGACATCGAAGATTTAGAAAAGGAACTTCTTAACAAGGACAATTGCAACGTGGGATTTTCAAACTTCCCAGGCTTAAAATATGCGAAAGACAGTGCTGAAG TCAAAGAGATGGGAGATGTGCCGGTTGATGAACTCGACAAGCATATATTGCATAAGTGGGCAGCTACATATAACCTGGCTAAGCAAATGCAGTTCCAAGTGAAATttgttgaaaatatgttgaaGAAAAGAATTCATGCTTACTTAAGGTTTTCAAAGATTAAACACTGCTCGACGGCGGAAAATGGGTTTGGAAATTAG
- the LOC108459599 gene encoding uncharacterized protein LOC108459599 isoform X2 gives MLSEEEDDTYCSLLPINCAGDDSAEESESVNGEDHDNKSGDGTERKGKEEPVKELIKKKSVPQVLKILRDRVNRRIKNDQFAGMKSYIWLLGFVIRYQISFLYRPMGQTLKQILSKWPARSDLDNVKMDIKVMEDKERLKAKQYKNADEMKMEALPGLEKIEEDIKKLDEERVKDSAITAKLAETFVAKFSKAFPWLFGESSATNEAAVDQFQGSLHSGKESGQESDSEDPDDKNRMTRRQRKRKAPKEKERGRSTKRRRGTEPKGKDVPVKELIKERSVLKVLKNLRDRVHRRIKNDRFSAMKYHIWLLGSVIQYDISFPSQPIGQTLKQILSKWPARSDLDNIMMDIKAMKDKERRKAKQFPNADEMKMEALPGLEKIEEDIKKLDKEREKDSEKTAKLAETFLTKGIGLETLEEEFSKAFPWLFGEASATNKAAVDQFQVSLQNGKGSGDKDIEDLEKELLNKDNCNVGFSNFPGLKYAKDSAEGNIPDYLKSIVNKIEDKRGEPTNDAYQNILLFVSAAVKEMGDVPVDELDKHILHKWAATYNLAKQMQFQVKFVENMLKKRIHAYLRFSKIKHCSTAENGFGN, from the exons ATGCTGAGTGAGGAGGAGGATGATACATATTGTTCACTCTTGCCCATCAACTGCGCCGGGGACGATTCTGCAGAGGAATCGGAGAGTGTTAATGGGGAAGACCATGATAACAAGAGCGGGGATGGAACCGAACGAAAGGGAAAAGAAGAACCTGTAAAAGAACTTATCAAGAAGAAATCTGTTCCACAAGTATTAAAAATTTTGAGGGATAGAGTTAATCGACGGATAAAGAAC GACCAATTTGCAGGCATGAAATCTTATATATGGTTGTTGGGTTTTGTGATCCGATACCAAATTTCATTTCTCTATCGACCAATGGGCCAAACCCTCAAGCAAATCTTAAGCAAATGGCCCGCTCGGTCTGACCTGGACAACGTAAAGATGGATATCAAGGTGATGGAGGACAAGGAACGGCTCAAGGCAAAGCAGTATAAGAATGCTGATGAGATGAAGATGGAGGCACTTCCGGGATTGGAAAAAATAGAAGAGGACATTAAGAAATTAGATGAAGAGCGAGTAAAG GACTCAGCAATCACAGCTAAGCTTGCAGAAACCTTCGTTGCTAAG TTTTCTAAGGCTTTTCCATGGCTTTTTGGGGAATCAAGTGCAACTAACGAGGCAGCTGTTGATCAATTCCAAGGAAGTCTGCATAGTGGTAAAGAGTCTGGGCAAGAGAGTGATTCGGAAGACCCCGATGACAAGAACCGGATGACCAGGAGGCAAAGGAAACGGAAAGCTCCCAAAGAAAAGGAAAGAGGAAGAAGCACCAAGAGAAGGCGTGGAACTGAACCAAAGGGAAAAGATGTCCCTGTAAAAGAACTTATCAAGGAGAGATCTGTTCTGAAAGTACTAAAAAATTTGAGGGATAGAGTTCATCGACGGATAAAGAAT GACCGATTTTCAGCCATGAAATATCATATATGGTTGTTGGGTTCTGTGATCCAATACGATATTTCATTTCCTTCCCAACCAATAGGCCAAACCCTCAAGCAAATCTTAAGCAAATGGCCCGCTCGGTCTGACCTGGACAACATAATGATGGATATCAAGGCGATGAAGGACAAGGAACGACGCAAGGCAAAGCAGTTTCCGAATGCTGATGAGATGAAGATGGAGGCACTTCCGGGATTGGAAAAAATAGAAGAGGACATTAAGAAATTAGATAAAGAGCGAGAAAAG GACTCAGAGAAAACAGCTAAGCTTGCCGAAACATTCCTTACTAAG GGCATTGGATTGGAGACCCTAGAAGAGGAG TTTTCTAAGGCTTTTCCATGGCTTTTTGGGGAAGCAAGTGCAACTAACAAGGCTGCTGTTGATCAATTCCAAGTAAGCCTGCAAAACGGTAAAGGGTCTGGTGATAAGGACATCGAAGATTTAGAAAAGGAACTTCTTAACAAGGACAATTGCAACGTGGGATTTTCAAACTTCCCAGGCTTAAAATATGCGAAAGACAGTGCTGAAGGTAATATTCCAGATTACCTGAAATCTATTGTTAACAAAATCGAAGACAAACGTGGTGAACCTACAAACGATGCATATCAAAATATTCTACTCTTTGTCTCCGCTGCAGTCAAAGAGATGGGAGATGTGCCGGTTGATGAACTCGACAAGCATATATTGCATAAGTGGGCAGCTACATATAACCTGGCTAAGCAAATGCAGTTCCAAGTGAAATttgttgaaaatatgttgaaGAAAAGAATTCATGCTTACTTAAGGTTTTCAAAGATTAAACACTGCTCGACGGCGGAAAATGGGTTTGGAAATTAG